The following are encoded in a window of Rhodothermia bacterium genomic DNA:
- a CDS encoding T9SS type A sorting domain-containing protein, whose protein sequence is MKRLMRSLFACLCLMPAVIWAQTKVVVKDDISANTTWTAGNEYHLDGLVFVNSGATLTIQPGTVIKGIKNPTTGDFATALIIRRGAKIMAEGTESNPIIFTSELDNVRDANDLLPTDGGLWGGVVMLGKATTSNPVNDKQVEGIPADLDAKYGGSDDDDNSGVLKYVSIRHGGAVLNTSGNEINGLTLGAVGRGTKIEYVEVYSNTDDCFEMFGGTVDLRYLSGSFCEDDTFDWDEGFRGRGQYWFSLNRSDISGRGGEHDGGPSGNFTGQPYSMPVISNATFIGSGLGSNPGNDKNDFALKFRDFSGGKYLNTIFMDFPSNGVSIEDVATKGGDSKKQLEDGNLFLKNNLWWNIGSANTTLATISKSTPFIEAHLTANANSIVDPMLGGISRLADGKLDPRPKTNNSPALTTKWSDPGDAFFQKQDFLGAFRGKNWLNGWSALATIGHLGNLTTVATESNNVPTTMVLEQNYPNPFNPATTIRFSLATNQVVHLAVYDLAGRKIADLANGPFGAGNHQVTFDATRWASGMYIYRLETAGKVFTRKMALLK, encoded by the coding sequence ATGAAACGTTTGATGCGATCCTTATTTGCTTGCCTATGTTTGATGCCCGCCGTTATCTGGGCACAAACCAAGGTGGTAGTCAAGGATGATATTTCCGCCAATACCACTTGGACTGCTGGAAATGAGTACCACTTAGACGGCTTAGTCTTCGTTAATAGCGGTGCAACACTGACCATTCAGCCCGGAACCGTGATTAAAGGCATTAAAAATCCAACAACGGGCGATTTTGCTACTGCTTTAATTATTCGTCGCGGTGCGAAAATCATGGCCGAAGGAACGGAAAGTAATCCGATCATTTTTACCTCCGAATTGGACAATGTGCGTGATGCAAATGATTTGCTTCCAACAGATGGCGGTCTCTGGGGCGGCGTGGTGATGCTCGGCAAAGCCACCACTTCCAATCCGGTAAATGATAAACAGGTAGAAGGGATTCCGGCGGACCTCGACGCCAAATATGGCGGCTCGGATGACGATGACAACAGTGGTGTTCTGAAATACGTTTCCATCCGTCACGGTGGCGCAGTACTGAATACCTCTGGTAACGAGATCAATGGCTTGACGCTCGGTGCGGTAGGGCGTGGAACCAAGATTGAATATGTAGAGGTGTATTCCAATACCGACGACTGCTTTGAGATGTTCGGTGGAACGGTAGATTTGCGTTATCTCTCTGGTTCGTTTTGTGAAGATGACACCTTTGACTGGGACGAGGGATTTCGTGGGCGCGGTCAATATTGGTTCTCTCTGAACCGTTCTGATATCTCCGGACGTGGTGGCGAGCATGACGGTGGGCCTTCGGGCAATTTTACCGGTCAGCCATATTCGATGCCCGTGATCTCCAACGCCACCTTCATCGGCTCTGGTCTTGGTAGCAATCCGGGCAACGATAAAAATGATTTTGCGCTTAAATTCCGGGACTTTTCCGGCGGAAAGTACCTCAATACCATTTTTATGGACTTCCCAAGCAATGGGGTGAGCATAGAAGACGTCGCGACGAAAGGTGGCGATTCCAAAAAGCAACTCGAAGATGGGAACTTGTTTCTTAAAAACAACCTCTGGTGGAATATTGGTAGTGCCAATACCACTTTGGCCACAATCTCGAAAAGCACCCCATTTATAGAAGCACACCTGACCGCAAATGCGAACAGCATCGTAGATCCCATGTTAGGTGGTATTAGCCGTTTGGCGGATGGCAAGTTAGACCCCCGCCCAAAGACAAACAATAGTCCGGCCCTTACCACTAAATGGAGTGATCCGGGAGATGCCTTCTTTCAAAAGCAAGACTTTCTCGGTGCATTTCGTGGTAAAAACTGGCTAAATGGTTGGTCGGCACTCGCTACCATTGGTCACTTGGGCAACTTAACCACGGTTGCAACCGAATCCAACAACGTTCCTACTACCATGGTTCTCGAACAAAACTACCCGAACCCATTTAATCCTGCTACCACCATCCGCTTTAGTCTTGCGACCAACCAAGTGGTGCATTTGGCCGTTTATGACCTTGCCGGAAGGAAAATTGCTGACTTGGCCAATGGCCCTTTTGGTGCAGGAAACCACCAAGTGACGTTCGATGCCACAAGATGGGCTTCTGGGATGTACATTTATCGCTTAGAAACCGCTGGAAAGGTGTTTACGCGCAAAATGGCGCTCCTTAAATAG